AATAAATTGGCATGATTTTAGAAAAATTGTCGGAGATAAATGGAATCCCGGAGCAAATTTACCATTTGATCCAATTGCTTCAAAATTAGCAGAAAAACTTCAATTAAAAGTAATTGTTTTAAAGGGGGCTGATATTCAAAATGTAGATAATTTTTTAGCCAAAAAAAAATTCAAAGGAACAACAATAGAATAAATTTTATTGTATTAGGAAAAGTTTTTACTTATTTTTATTGTAATAATGTAATTTATCAAGAGTTAATTTATAAAAATTAGTTGTTGAGAAATTACATAATGTAGTTTCTAATATTTTAATAGGAGGGTATGAAATGGAAAGAGTGGTTAGTTTTTTTTTAGGGAAAAAAAGGAGGAGGTCTTACGGTCAGTTAGTAAGACGGATAAGGCATTTTAAGGAGAACGAGGCTCGTTTAAGGTTATTTCAAGGGAAGTGTATTTCTCTTGAAATAAAAAAAAGTGAGCTTGATTATGAACTAAAAAGAATAAAAAAAAGAATAAAAAAATACG
The genomic region above belongs to Candidatus Kuenenbacteria bacterium HGW-Kuenenbacteria-1 and contains:
- a CDS encoding UMP kinase, with the protein product INWHDFRKIVGDKWNPGANLPFDPIASKLAEKLQLKVIVLKGADIQNVDNFLAKKKFKGTTIE